In the Parasphingorhabdus halotolerans genome, ATATTGGGATCGGTGCCCAATGCGGTCCCAACCGCCGGCATGAACCACAAGCCGCCGGACCATAAGGCTATCATCCGCCCGACAAATCCCAAAGGCTCGGGATAAAGACTGGGTTCGGGCTTTAGCATTTCGAGCGCGTCAACGATCACAGCAGTGTCGCAATAGATGTCAGCGCCAACCTGCAGCACGGGAATGCGCTCGTAGCCACCAGTGAGAGTACTGAGATCGGGCTTGGGACAAATGTCCGGCTGCGTTACAGACTTCCAGGAGAGCCCCTTTAGTCCCAGAGCCAGGCGCATTGCCTGCCCAAAAGGCGAGTTTTCGTAATGATGCAGGATAATTTCGGACATTCTAACTCCTGTAGTCGGCGTTAATACTAATATATCCGTGGGTCAGATCGCAGGTCCAAACGGTTGCCCGACCTTTGCCGATCCCCATATCGATGCTGATATCAATTTCGGCGCCTTGCAGATGGTTGGCCACTGGTTTTTCATCGTAATCCGGCACAACCAACCCATCTCTCGCAACTGTCACTCCGCCGAATGATATAGCGAGTTTATCCCGGTCTGCTGGTTCGCCAGCTTTGCCGATTGCCATGACGACCCGACCCCAGTTGGCATCTTCACCCGCAATCGCGGTTTTGACTAACGGAGAATTGGCAATGGAAAGCCCAATGCGTTTTGCGCTGTCATCGCTTTCGGCTCCAACCACTTGGATTTCTATGAATTTCGTTGCACCTTCTCCGTCGCGCACCACCAGATGCGCCAATTGCATGCAAATATCCTGCAAGGCGGCAGCAAATGCATCGGCACCTGCATCATTATAGGATGTCAGCGCAGGGGCTTCGGTTTGACCAGTGGCAAATACCAAAACCGTATCGCTGGTTGAGGTGTCGCTATCGACCGTAATGCAATTAAAACTCTTCGCGGTTGCGTCGATGAGCATTTTCTGAAGAAACACAGCGTCAACGGCTGCATCGGTAAAGATATAGCCCAGCATGGTTGCCATATCCGGCGCGATCATACCGGAGCCTTTAACTATAGCGTTCAAAGTTACCTTCTTACCGCCAACAATCGCACTGGTAGTCGCCATTTTCGGGAATGTATCGGTAGTCATTATCGTGGCGGCCGCTTCTTTCCAGCTACACGGTTCGGCATTGAAGGCGGCTTTCAATCCGGTTTCGGATTTGTCTTTGGGCAAAGGAACGCCAATGACACCAGTTGAGGAAACAAATATTTCCTTCTTGCTGCAATCGAGATGCTGGCTTGCCAAGTCCAATATCCGCTCCACCGCTTCCATGCCGCGCGCGCCGGTAAACGCGTTGGCGTTTCCTGCATTCACGACCAGCCCGCGAGCCTTTCCGTCAGACAGAGCCTCGCGGCACCATTCCACCTCGGTGGATGGGCACTTGCTCTGTGTCAGCACACCGGCCACGGTTGTGCCTTCAATCAACTCGACAAAGGTGAGGTCGCAACGGTCCCAATCCTTGTATTGTGCGCGCGCAACGCGGCATGTGACGCCTTTGATATCGGGCAGTTCGATCGACTGTGTTGGGGCCAGCGGCGAAATATTGTCTGACACTTAACTTGCCTTTATCTATTGTTTTGTTAGAACGCGATCAATGACCGGTGCCTCGTCCATGAACGCATATATTGCAAGTTTTATGTTGCTGCTTTTCAATGCAGTAGGCTTTGCTGTGCCGACTGCTGCCGCTGCACAAGAACGCATGGCTACCGGCGTGTCAACTTCAGCCGAAGTTGCTGATGCAGACTCGTTGGAACGATGTAAAACGACCAAATTGAGCGGCATAGAATTTTCTGGCCATCGGTTTTGTGGAATGGCCTTTGGCGATCGTTTGACACTTCTGGCGGCGGTTGAGAATCGCAACGCTGCGCCTTACTGGGCTTTAGCAGCCGTTCACGCCGAAACAGGCGATAAACTGGAACATGTTGAGGGCGCGCCCTAGCACTGCCTTCCGTCTTGCGAGCATTGATCTGCAAGACAGCTTCCCTAAATTTACCTTATTCCCGGCATCAATGATGCCTGCAAATTCTATATATCGGAAAATACCATGCTCGGCGGATTAGCCAAATCAATATTCGGGTCAGCAAACGACCGTTACGTCAAGTCCATGCAAAAGGTGGTCGATCAGATTGCCGCATTTGAAAGCGAAATTGAGCCGCTTACGGATGAAGAACTGGCCGCTAAGACGCCTTATTTTCGCGAACGTGTAGCGAACGGCGAAACCCTGGACGACATTTTGCCAGAA is a window encoding:
- the argJ gene encoding bifunctional glutamate N-acetyltransferase/amino-acid acetyltransferase ArgJ: MSDNISPLAPTQSIELPDIKGVTCRVARAQYKDWDRCDLTFVELIEGTTVAGVLTQSKCPSTEVEWCREALSDGKARGLVVNAGNANAFTGARGMEAVERILDLASQHLDCSKKEIFVSSTGVIGVPLPKDKSETGLKAAFNAEPCSWKEAAATIMTTDTFPKMATTSAIVGGKKVTLNAIVKGSGMIAPDMATMLGYIFTDAAVDAVFLQKMLIDATAKSFNCITVDSDTSTSDTVLVFATGQTEAPALTSYNDAGADAFAAALQDICMQLAHLVVRDGEGATKFIEIQVVGAESDDSAKRIGLSIANSPLVKTAIAGEDANWGRVVMAIGKAGEPADRDKLAISFGGVTVARDGLVVPDYDEKPVANHLQGAEIDISIDMGIGKGRATVWTCDLTHGYISINADYRS